In Deltaproteobacteria bacterium, a single genomic region encodes these proteins:
- a CDS encoding PAS domain-containing protein — protein sequence MARKRSWITVPPLIIIGAVIILGAILLFVTLENIHRENENAENLLLERGSALIRSFEAGIRTGVLGMQWDSPQIRKWLTETAQQPGIFYLVVTDHTGKILAHSDPSKIGEQYETELDLESVTQSPLPTWRKKSESRGQEVFEIANKCSPLPGQLVTYIRTESPHEWLRLQISAKEGEEIARLAMVVGLDMAPIERARKEDIRNTILAALFLLLLGFAGIVSLTLAHGYRAARTTLTKIKAFSDTLVDNMPVGIIALDREELVTSINPTAELLLRTTRETSVGKPADKVIPGPIRKMTEELKRGEHITAHELECAVEPGLTLPLDVTATILEEDDGTFLGHVFLIRDLTEIRKLRREIERSQRLASLGRLAAGIAHEIRNPLSSIKGFATYFGERYRDVPEDRDTAQIMVEEVDRLNRVIGELLEFARPMNIQLRETSLPELVQHAVKLVEEQARDRNITLAVHAGSEIPAVPVDPDRFNQVLLNLYLNSIQAMEDGGLLTTNIIPNGPREVSIIVTDTGKGIPRKDLGKIFDPYFTTKPSGTGLGLAIVHRIIEAHEGTLRVESEPGKGTTVRISLPLQSGGVVNNRGV from the coding sequence ATGGCACGCAAGCGATCATGGATAACGGTACCGCCCCTGATAATTATCGGGGCCGTGATAATTCTCGGGGCGATCCTGCTCTTCGTTACCCTTGAGAACATACACAGAGAGAACGAAAACGCGGAAAACCTTCTTTTGGAACGAGGAAGCGCGCTCATCCGCTCCTTTGAAGCGGGCATCAGGACCGGAGTCCTGGGCATGCAGTGGGACAGTCCCCAGATCAGAAAATGGCTCACGGAAACGGCCCAGCAACCCGGCATATTCTACCTGGTGGTAACGGATCACACCGGGAAGATCCTCGCGCACAGCGATCCCTCAAAGATCGGCGAGCAGTACGAAACGGAACTGGATCTCGAGTCCGTCACACAATCACCTCTGCCCACGTGGAGAAAAAAATCAGAATCCCGTGGCCAGGAGGTATTTGAAATTGCAAATAAGTGCTCGCCCCTTCCCGGCCAGCTGGTTACTTACATTCGAACGGAGTCACCCCATGAATGGCTCCGTTTGCAGATATCCGCAAAGGAAGGTGAAGAGATCGCCAGACTCGCCATGGTCGTGGGGCTGGATATGGCACCCATTGAACGGGCCAGAAAGGAAGATATACGAAACACCATTCTCGCGGCACTGTTCCTGCTGCTCCTGGGATTTGCCGGGATCGTATCTCTCACTCTCGCCCACGGATACCGTGCGGCGAGAACGACGCTGACAAAGATCAAGGCATTCTCCGATACTCTTGTGGACAACATGCCGGTAGGCATCATAGCCCTTGACCGCGAGGAACTGGTAACATCAATAAACCCCACGGCGGAACTGCTTCTGCGTACAACCCGGGAGACGTCCGTCGGAAAACCTGCCGATAAGGTCATTCCCGGGCCGATCAGGAAAATGACGGAAGAACTGAAGAGGGGTGAACACATAACAGCCCATGAACTGGAATGTGCCGTAGAACCGGGTTTGACGCTTCCGCTTGATGTAACGGCCACCATTCTGGAAGAGGATGACGGAACGTTTCTGGGCCATGTCTTTCTCATTCGGGATCTCACTGAGATACGGAAACTGCGCCGGGAGATAGAGAGAAGCCAGCGGCTGGCGTCCCTGGGACGGCTTGCCGCGGGAATAGCTCACGAAATAAGAAACCCCCTGAGTTCGATCAAGGGATTCGCCACGTACTTCGGGGAACGCTACCGCGATGTTCCGGAGGACCGGGACACGGCGCAGATAATGGTGGAAGAAGTGGACCGGTTGAACCGCGTCATCGGCGAACTTCTGGAGTTCGCGCGTCCGATGAACATCCAGTTGCGGGAAACATCACTGCCTGAACTGGTGCAGCATGCGGTGAAACTTGTCGAAGAACAGGCCCGTGACAGGAACATCACTCTCGCGGTGCATGCCGGTTCGGAAATTCCCGCCGTTCCTGTCGATCCGGACCGGTTCAATCAGGTCCTGCTGAACCTCTATCTGAACTCCATACAGGCGATGGAAGATGGCGGCCTGCTGACGACGAACATCATTCCGAACGGACCGCGTGAGGTGAGCATTATCGTGACCGATACGGGAAAGGGAATCCCCCGAAAGGACCTGGGAAAAATATTTGATCCCTATTTTACGACCAAGCCCTCCGGAACAGGCCTGGGTCTTGCCATCGTCCACCGCATCATAGAGGCCCACGAAGGGACCCTGCGCGTCGAGAGCGAACCGGGGAAGGGAACAACGGTGCGAATATCGCTGCCCCTTCAGAGTGGCGGGGTGGTGAATAACAGAGGGGTGTGA
- a CDS encoding SemiSWEET transporter, with product METAAIIGFVAAFISALSMAPQVIKVYRTKKTKDLSLWAFSVLSVGLFLWFIYGILIRSAPVIAGNAVGFSFSFYIVIMKARYG from the coding sequence ATGGAAACAGCCGCCATCATCGGGTTCGTCGCCGCCTTCATATCGGCCCTGTCCATGGCACCCCAGGTCATCAAGGTGTACCGGACCAAAAAAACAAAGGACCTTTCGCTCTGGGCCTTTTCGGTCCTATCGGTGGGGCTCTTTCTCTGGTTCATTTACGGTATTCTGATCCGCTCGGCACCCGTTATCGCAGGAAACGCCGTGGGGTTTTCGTTCTCCTTTTATATTGTGATCATGAAAGCGCGGTATGGATGA
- a CDS encoding helix-turn-helix transcriptional regulator, which yields MERGKRKRHPSEGRQERYIQPSLLLGLCSGSSYGYELIKKIKDLGFIQGPVPPGMIYRHLRQLEDDGLVSSRWDTKGTGPAKRIYHLTEAGTEMLALWVDFMEEQKNCLNAFLERYEQLIR from the coding sequence ATGGAAAGAGGAAAAAGAAAACGTCACCCATCAGAGGGCAGGCAGGAGCGGTACATTCAGCCGTCACTGCTGCTCGGTCTCTGTAGCGGTTCATCCTATGGTTACGAATTGATAAAAAAAATAAAGGACCTTGGATTCATTCAGGGACCGGTGCCGCCGGGAATGATCTACCGGCACCTCCGGCAGCTGGAAGATGACGGCCTTGTATCCTCCCGGTGGGACACGAAGGGAACGGGACCGGCGAAGCGGATCTATCATCTCACCGAGGCAGGAACGGAGATGCTCGCCCTCTGGGTGGACTTCATGGAAGAGCAGAAGAACTGCCTGAACGCCTTTCTTGAGCGATATGAACAACTTATAAGGTGA
- a CDS encoding helix-turn-helix transcriptional regulator, whose translation MIRGTESRMDEMLTTKELAEILRLNEKKVYQLVRDGGVPHVRIAGKWLFPRKHVMRWLDEQVHRERDIRIMGSDDVLVDRLISLYSREQYPESMAFYAAMGSTKGIDALSRKKGHACCTHILDTETGEYNLPVLARLMPDRQYVVINLWYRKQGLIVKKGNPLGIGSLADVARRKATFINRNKGSGTRVLLEYLLGEEEIDERDITGFTDEVDSHLGVALRVLFGEADAGVGIEYVTHPLGLDFVPIREERFDLVVPKELWSTGIVREFVSYLDPLRIKKISRNLPGYDLRETGKVIFEG comes from the coding sequence ATGATCCGTGGTACTGAATCCCGCATGGATGAAATGCTGACAACGAAGGAACTCGCCGAGATTCTCCGGTTGAATGAGAAAAAGGTGTATCAACTTGTCAGGGACGGTGGTGTGCCCCACGTGCGGATCGCCGGCAAATGGCTTTTCCCCCGTAAACATGTGATGCGCTGGCTCGATGAGCAGGTGCATCGTGAACGGGACATCCGGATCATGGGAAGTGACGATGTCCTCGTGGACCGTCTCATTTCCCTCTATTCCCGTGAGCAGTACCCGGAATCGATGGCCTTTTATGCGGCCATGGGAAGCACGAAAGGAATTGACGCCCTTTCACGGAAAAAGGGCCACGCCTGCTGCACTCATATCCTTGACACGGAAACGGGTGAGTATAATCTTCCCGTACTTGCGCGACTGATGCCGGACCGGCAGTATGTGGTGATCAATCTCTGGTACCGGAAACAGGGGCTCATCGTCAAAAAAGGGAACCCCCTGGGGATCGGGTCGCTGGCGGACGTGGCGAGGCGAAAGGCGACGTTCATAAACCGGAACAAGGGTTCCGGTACAAGGGTCCTGCTGGAATATCTCCTGGGCGAAGAAGAGATCGACGAACGGGACATCACCGGATTTACCGATGAAGTGGATTCTCATCTCGGTGTCGCCCTGAGAGTTCTTTTCGGTGAGGCCGATGCCGGTGTCGGTATCGAATACGTTACCCATCCCCTGGGACTTGATTTTGTGCCGATCCGGGAAGAACGGTTCGATCTCGTCGTGCCGAAGGAACTCTGGTCAACGGGGATCGTCAGGGAATTCGTTTCCTACCTTGATCCGCTGAGGATTAAAAAAATATCCCGTAACCTTCCGGGCTATGATCTTCGTGAAACAGGAAAAGTGATATTTGAGGGCTGA
- the tsaA gene encoding tRNA (N6-threonylcarbamoyladenosine(37)-N6)-methyltransferase TrmO, whose protein sequence is MKEITYSPIGIIHTPFKTIKNVPIQPVAAIGIEGTVELEASYCEGLQDVTGFSHIVLIYHFHLSNGFSLKVVPFLDTATRGVFSTRAPRRPNPIGLSVVELTGIDGNVLFIKNVDMVDGTPLLDIKPHIPDFAGGSPVRTGWFSCRPVKNLNRVADERFKDGTDDRDKKGD, encoded by the coding sequence ATGAAAGAAATCACATACAGTCCTATCGGGATCATTCATACACCCTTCAAGACCATCAAGAACGTTCCGATACAGCCCGTGGCGGCTATAGGGATCGAGGGAACCGTCGAACTGGAGGCGTCCTACTGCGAAGGATTGCAGGACGTTACCGGTTTTTCCCATATTGTCCTGATCTATCATTTCCATCTCTCGAACGGGTTTTCTCTCAAAGTGGTGCCTTTTCTCGATACCGCGACACGGGGGGTCTTTTCGACAAGGGCGCCGCGGCGTCCCAATCCCATCGGGTTGTCCGTGGTTGAGTTGACCGGTATCGACGGAAACGTCCTTTTCATCAAAAACGTTGACATGGTGGACGGCACACCGCTTCTCGACATCAAACCTCATATACCGGATTTTGCCGGGGGGTCTCCCGTCAGAACGGGATGGTTCTCATGCAGGCCGGTGAAGAACCTCAACCGGGTGGCGGACGAACGGTTCAAGGACGGCACGGACGATCGGGACAAGAAGGGGGATTAA
- a CDS encoding MBL fold metallo-hydrolase: protein MAIKLTILYDNYSRQRDLRSDWGFACLVEAGDRRILFDTGARGDILLENMNVLGVDAATIDSVVISHDHWDHTGGLAAFLSLNRDVTLHLPAPSIVPHSSARQVIIATDAPVDLENDIHLTGLLGGIEQSLVMQTTRGTVVIVGCSHPGVAMILEAAAPYGKPRGLIGGLHGFNDFDRLKELSLICPTHCTEYRTEIIARFPNRIIEGGAGTVIEIS from the coding sequence ATGGCCATCAAACTGACGATACTCTACGACAATTACAGCCGGCAACGCGATCTTCGGTCGGACTGGGGTTTTGCCTGTCTCGTCGAAGCGGGCGATCGAAGGATCCTCTTTGACACAGGGGCCCGGGGTGATATTTTGCTGGAAAACATGAATGTTCTGGGTGTCGACGCCGCCACGATCGATTCCGTTGTAATCTCCCATGACCACTGGGACCATACCGGCGGCCTTGCAGCCTTTCTATCACTGAACAGGGACGTTACGCTCCACCTGCCGGCCCCTTCCATCGTCCCTCATTCTTCCGCCCGGCAGGTCATTATCGCCACCGACGCGCCGGTCGACCTGGAAAATGACATTCATCTCACCGGTCTTCTGGGAGGCATCGAACAGTCCCTGGTGATGCAAACGACCCGCGGGACGGTCGTCATCGTGGGATGTTCCCATCCCGGCGTGGCGATGATCCTGGAAGCAGCGGCACCCTATGGAAAACCCCGTGGCCTCATCGGCGGTCTTCACGGATTCAACGATTTCGACCGGTTGAAAGAACTGAGCCTGATCTGTCCCACCCATTGCACGGAATACAGAACGGAGATAATCGCCCGGTTCCCCAACAGAATTATCGAAGGCGGCGCGGGAACGGTTATCGAGATATCCTGA
- a CDS encoding ABC transporter permease produces the protein MIRKEPFFWVTVSCGVLIIAFILVPLIEMLTAPSLVMMRETMKDPNVVRSIWLSIYTAGLAALISFVFGTPLAYILARTTFYGKRFVESIIDLPIVIPHPVVGIAILSVAGKNHWIGELFSELGIRIMGSVTGIVTVLTFVGIPFYVNTVKNGFESISPRLENVSRSLGATMFETFSRITFPLAWRSMLIGLIMCSARAISEFGAVVIVAYHPMIAPVLIYERFEGYGLRYSQPVAVWLVTVCLLLFLILRILTLRSGKQT, from the coding sequence ATGATACGGAAAGAACCGTTTTTCTGGGTCACTGTATCATGCGGTGTTCTGATAATCGCTTTCATCCTGGTTCCCCTGATCGAAATGCTGACCGCGCCGTCTCTGGTCATGATGCGGGAAACCATGAAGGACCCGAATGTGGTGCGGTCGATCTGGCTGAGTATATACACGGCCGGACTGGCCGCACTCATTTCTTTTGTTTTCGGGACACCTCTTGCCTATATCCTTGCACGCACCACCTTTTACGGTAAGCGGTTCGTGGAAAGCATCATCGATCTTCCGATCGTCATCCCCCATCCCGTGGTGGGCATCGCGATCCTCAGCGTGGCCGGAAAAAATCACTGGATCGGCGAGCTCTTCAGCGAACTGGGGATCCGGATCATGGGCAGTGTAACAGGAATCGTCACGGTCCTCACCTTTGTGGGGATCCCCTTTTATGTGAATACCGTCAAGAACGGTTTTGAAAGCATCTCGCCGCGCCTGGAGAACGTATCACGAAGCCTCGGCGCGACCATGTTCGAAACCTTCTCACGGATCACCTTCCCCCTTGCCTGGCGGAGCATGCTCATCGGTCTTATCATGTGCTCGGCGCGGGCGATCAGCGAGTTCGGCGCCGTCGTCATCGTCGCCTACCATCCAATGATCGCGCCGGTTCTCATCTATGAGCGTTTCGAAGGATACGGGTTGCGGTACTCTCAACCGGTGGCCGTCTGGCTGGTGACGGTCTGCCTGCTGCTCTTTCTGATCCTCCGGATACTCACGCTCAGGAGTGGAAAACAGACATGA
- a CDS encoding ABC transporter ATP-binding protein, with amino-acid sequence MIRIEHAGTTLGDFVLSDITLDIGENEFFVLMGPTGAGKTVLLEAIAGLVPIERGNIFIEERNVTRRPPEKRGVAIVYQDFCLFPHLTVAENITYGLHFHRVDKRERKRRMDHLVEDLNLSHLLKRLPTNLSGGENQRVSLARALMVEPKILLLDEPLSALDPGFREEVRRGLKRLHRSSRSTFFMVTHDFIDALSLADRGAIMNEGKIVQVGSIKDIFQRPNSAFVADFVGMKNLFPVEFTNQTARYGGIEIDVGRQPPNSRGYVAIRPEDVVLSRENIDSSMRNTFPGTVRKVIDQGLYYEVEVEVGSSTFKASITKRSLIELEISEGVPLHVSFKASSIHCF; translated from the coding sequence ATGATCCGAATCGAACATGCCGGCACCACACTGGGTGATTTCGTCCTCTCAGACATTACCCTTGATATCGGTGAAAACGAGTTTTTCGTGCTCATGGGACCGACCGGCGCCGGAAAGACCGTGCTTCTTGAGGCAATCGCTGGACTGGTCCCGATCGAGAGGGGGAACATTTTCATTGAAGAGCGGAACGTGACACGGCGCCCCCCTGAAAAACGGGGCGTGGCCATCGTATACCAGGATTTCTGCCTCTTTCCGCATTTGACGGTGGCGGAAAATATCACCTACGGACTTCATTTTCACCGGGTGGATAAAAGGGAACGGAAACGGCGGATGGATCACCTCGTGGAGGACCTGAACCTTTCACATCTGCTGAAACGGCTCCCCACGAACCTGAGCGGCGGGGAGAACCAGCGTGTTTCCCTTGCCCGCGCGCTCATGGTGGAACCGAAGATCCTGCTTCTCGACGAACCGTTGTCGGCCCTGGACCCCGGGTTCCGTGAAGAGGTCCGAAGAGGACTCAAGCGCCTTCACCGGTCGTCCCGGTCCACGTTTTTCATGGTCACCCACGACTTCATCGACGCCCTTTCACTGGCTGACCGCGGCGCTATCATGAACGAGGGGAAGATCGTGCAGGTGGGAAGCATCAAGGACATTTTCCAGCGCCCCAACTCCGCCTTTGTCGCCGACTTCGTGGGGATGAAAAATCTCTTTCCCGTTGAATTTACCAATCAGACGGCCCGTTACGGAGGGATCGAAATCGACGTGGGGCGGCAACCGCCGAACAGCAGGGGTTATGTGGCCATTCGCCCTGAAGACGTGGTCCTCAGCCGGGAAAACATCGATTCCAGCATGAGAAACACCTTTCCCGGCACCGTCAGGAAAGTGATCGACCAGGGGCTGTATTACGAGGTGGAGGTCGAAGTCGGTTCATCGACCTTCAAGGCATCGATAACAAAACGATCTCTGATAGAACTTGAAATCAGTGAAGGGGTACCCCTGCACGTGTCATTCAAGGCATCATCGATACACTGTTTTTGA
- a CDS encoding PAS domain-containing protein, translated as NERGEPVCMMDSFLDITERKRMEEELRIKDSAIASSINGIAIGDLEGNITYVNDAFLRLWGGKDKAEILGKSAVTFAQSESEAIDIINFVREKGKWLGEITGTKKDGTPITVQISASIVNNDRGTPICLMCSFVDITERRRAEDALQRAYGELELRVHERTRELTEANIRLKNEIEERVVAEKELRRKERELELKSLNLEEANTAMKVLLKRREQDKEELEERMLSNVKELVMPNIEKLRNAHLNERQQVYLDILESNLRDIVSPFLRKLSSQYMNLTPTEIQVASLVREGRTTKDISEILNVSDRAVEFHRNNIRMKLGLKNKKTNLRSYLLSLN; from the coding sequence GGAACGAGAGGGGCGAGCCGGTCTGCATGATGGATTCCTTTCTGGACATTACGGAGCGCAAGCGGATGGAGGAGGAGCTCCGGATCAAGGACAGCGCCATCGCATCGTCAATAAACGGCATCGCTATAGGCGACCTTGAAGGGAATATCACCTATGTGAACGATGCCTTTCTGAGACTCTGGGGTGGAAAGGACAAAGCCGAAATTCTGGGCAAATCGGCCGTGACCTTCGCGCAGTCGGAGTCGGAGGCCATCGACATAATCAATTTCGTTCGCGAAAAGGGGAAATGGCTCGGTGAAATAACGGGAACAAAAAAGGACGGGACCCCGATCACCGTTCAGATTTCCGCGAGCATCGTCAACAATGACAGGGGAACTCCGATCTGCCTGATGTGTTCCTTTGTCGACATTACAGAGCGGCGCAGGGCTGAGGACGCCCTTCAGCGGGCTTACGGGGAACTGGAACTGCGGGTTCATGAAAGGACCCGTGAACTGACGGAGGCGAACATACGGCTCAAGAATGAGATCGAGGAGAGGGTGGTGGCGGAGAAGGAGCTTCGCCGGAAGGAGCGTGAACTTGAGTTGAAGTCTCTGAATCTTGAAGAGGCGAACACGGCCATGAAGGTACTGCTCAAACGCCGCGAGCAGGATAAGGAGGAACTTGAGGAGCGGATGCTTTCCAATGTCAAGGAGCTTGTCATGCCCAACATAGAAAAGCTCCGCAACGCACATCTGAACGAACGGCAACAGGTGTATCTCGATATCCTCGAGTCCAACCTCAGGGATATCGTGTCTCCCTTCCTGAGAAAGCTCTCGTCACAATACATGAACCTTACACCCACGGAAATACAAGTGGCCTCGCTGGTTCGCGAGGGAAGGACGACGAAGGATATTTCTGAGATATTGAATGTTTCGGACCGGGCCGTGGAGTTTCACAGGAACAATATCAGGATGAAGCTGGGGCTGAAGAACAAAAAGACCAACCTCCGTTCATACCTGCTTTCGTTGAATTAA
- the wtpA gene encoding tungstate ABC transporter substrate-binding protein WtpA, protein MKLKYSSVFIAAAFFMFIFCAFPGGAPAEPSGTLDMFHAGSLSVPFEAMEKAFEAKYPKVDLQREASGSQKAARKVSDLKKPCDIMASADYTVIDKLLVPEYADVNIRFATNQLVLCYTDKSAYAGEVNAGNWYEILQKEGVVWGHSDPNLDPCGYRSLMVLQLAEKYYKIPGLYEKLLANRPIENIRPKSVELVSLLQTGNMDYAWEYLSVAVQHELKYIILPDEINLGNYQYDNLYAEAVVKVTGKEPGTFMEMKGSSCTYGVTLIKNAPNREAAIAFLAYMLDPQGGLKVLKDMGQPPFIPCRVPTAAMLERLPAELKNLVEVKD, encoded by the coding sequence ATGAAATTAAAATATTCGTCAGTATTCATCGCGGCGGCTTTTTTCATGTTTATCTTCTGTGCGTTCCCTGGGGGCGCACCGGCGGAACCGTCGGGAACGCTGGACATGTTCCACGCCGGAAGCCTTTCGGTTCCTTTTGAAGCCATGGAAAAGGCCTTTGAAGCGAAATATCCGAAGGTTGACCTTCAGCGCGAGGCAAGCGGAAGTCAGAAGGCGGCCCGGAAGGTATCGGACCTCAAGAAACCCTGCGACATCATGGCGTCGGCGGATTACACGGTCATCGACAAGCTTTTGGTGCCTGAATATGCAGACGTGAACATCCGTTTCGCGACGAACCAGCTCGTCCTCTGCTATACCGACAAGAGCGCTTATGCCGGCGAGGTCAATGCGGGAAACTGGTATGAGATCCTTCAGAAGGAAGGAGTTGTCTGGGGCCACTCCGACCCGAATCTCGACCCCTGCGGATACCGCTCCCTCATGGTCCTGCAGCTCGCGGAAAAATATTACAAGATCCCGGGACTCTATGAAAAATTACTGGCCAATCGCCCCATCGAGAACATCAGGCCCAAGTCCGTCGAGCTCGTCTCGCTCCTCCAGACGGGCAACATGGATTATGCCTGGGAATACCTTTCAGTCGCCGTTCAGCACGAACTCAAATACATTATTCTTCCCGACGAGATAAATCTCGGAAATTACCAGTACGATAACCTTTATGCGGAAGCGGTCGTCAAGGTCACCGGCAAGGAACCGGGCACCTTCATGGAGATGAAGGGAAGTTCCTGTACTTACGGTGTCACCCTCATAAAGAACGCACCAAACAGAGAGGCGGCGATCGCCTTTCTGGCATACATGCTTGATCCCCAGGGTGGTTTGAAGGTCCTCAAGGACATGGGCCAGCCTCCCTTCATCCCCTGCCGGGTTCCCACGGCCGCCATGCTGGAGCGTCTCCCGGCGGAATTGAAGAATCTCGTGGAAGTGAAGGATTGA
- a CDS encoding sigma-54-dependent Fis family transcriptional regulator — protein MDQKGTILVVDDDRAHRTMLRTLLKGWGYPVEEADDGDRAVEMVRERAFDLILMDIRMVRVSGLEALEMIKDINPAIPIIIMTAYSSIETAKEALKKGAYDYLTKPLDFDELKIIMAHAMEHRQLREENRMLREHLGAQFDPGNIIGRSETMVQLMETVAQVAPSDATVLISGESGTGKELIAGAIHYNSSRKLGPFIRINCAAITETLLESELFGHEKGSFTGADRKKEGKFRQADGGTLFLDEVSEMSLSMQVKLLRVLQEREITRVGGEEVIPVNVRVIAATNKDLVREVDEGRFRDDLFYRLNVVSIRVPGLVERRDDIPLLSQHFLNLFAEKNNKNIRGFTPQAMDRLIKHRWPGNIRELMNVIERAVVLTRAEYLDEDDLSIAGGQGQAAAAEFSGNVPLEEVEKSTILKTLDITGGNKSETARRLGITRKTLREKLKKYGVSD, from the coding sequence ATGGATCAGAAGGGGACAATTCTCGTTGTTGATGATGACCGGGCACATCGTACCATGCTGCGGACGCTTCTCAAGGGGTGGGGCTATCCCGTGGAGGAGGCGGATGACGGCGACAGGGCCGTCGAGATGGTACGTGAACGTGCCTTTGATCTGATCCTGATGGATATCCGTATGGTGCGGGTTTCCGGGCTCGAGGCCCTTGAGATGATAAAGGATATCAACCCGGCCATTCCGATCATCATCATGACGGCCTATTCATCCATTGAGACCGCGAAGGAGGCCCTGAAAAAAGGAGCCTATGATTACCTCACAAAACCACTGGATTTCGACGAACTGAAGATCATCATGGCCCATGCCATGGAGCACCGGCAGCTTCGCGAGGAAAACCGGATGCTCAGGGAACACCTGGGGGCGCAGTTCGACCCGGGGAATATCATCGGCCGCAGCGAGACCATGGTGCAATTGATGGAAACCGTGGCCCAGGTGGCGCCCTCGGACGCCACCGTTCTCATTTCCGGTGAATCGGGAACGGGAAAGGAACTGATCGCCGGGGCGATCCACTATAACAGTTCCCGGAAGCTCGGACCTTTCATCAGAATAAACTGTGCCGCCATTACGGAAACCCTTCTTGAGTCAGAACTGTTCGGGCATGAAAAGGGTTCCTTTACCGGTGCCGATCGGAAAAAGGAGGGAAAGTTCCGACAGGCCGACGGAGGTACCCTGTTCCTCGATGAAGTGAGCGAGATGTCGCTCTCGATGCAGGTAAAATTGCTCCGGGTCCTGCAGGAACGTGAGATAACGAGGGTCGGCGGTGAAGAGGTGATACCCGTCAATGTCCGTGTCATCGCGGCCACGAACAAGGACCTGGTCAGGGAAGTGGATGAAGGGCGTTTTCGTGATGACCTCTTTTATCGCCTGAACGTGGTCTCCATCAGGGTGCCGGGCCTGGTGGAGCGCCGGGATGATATTCCGCTCCTGTCGCAGCACTTTCTGAACCTCTTCGCTGAAAAGAATAACAAGAACATACGGGGATTCACGCCACAGGCGATGGACCGGCTCATCAAGCACCGGTGGCCGGGGAATATCCGGGAGCTCATGAACGTTATCGAGCGTGCCGTCGTGCTCACCAGGGCCGAGTATCTCGACGAGGATGACCTGTCGATCGCCGGCGGGCAGGGCCAGGCTGCAGCCGCCGAATTCTCCGGGAATGTGCCCCTCGAGGAGGTTGAAAAAAGCACCATACTCAAGACGCTCGATATAACGGGAGGGAACAAGAGCGAGACAGCGCGGCGGCTTGGGATCACCAGGAAGACACTGCGGGAGAAGCTGAAGAAATACGGGGTGTCCGATTAA
- a CDS encoding uridine kinase: protein MAKLTKEKGARGRLHIESPLTGESLVSKEFLKRTEITDHFRMHPDINVVKIGGQSIIDRGRDALLPVLDVLVQAKEQHKILLMTGGGTRARHVFSIGMDLGMPPGVLSKLADKVSWQNAEMVSVLLAKHGGVKIGHGDNLEQLTMFCQLGFLPITYGVPPYGYFEHPAQFGAIPPHRTDCGAFLLAENIGARSLIYLKDEAGLFPLDPKKVKQAQRKGLRPFKRISVDELLDMDLDDLIIERDVLTLMKRAKLIDKLQVIDALHYPGHILAALEGEEVGTVIYRS from the coding sequence ATGGCGAAACTGACAAAGGAAAAGGGTGCCCGGGGGCGACTGCACATCGAATCACCGCTGACGGGTGAATCCCTTGTCAGCAAGGAATTTCTGAAGAGAACGGAGATAACCGATCATTTCCGGATGCATCCCGATATCAATGTCGTCAAGATCGGGGGTCAGAGTATCATTGACAGGGGGCGGGACGCCCTCCTGCCTGTTCTCGACGTCCTTGTCCAGGCCAAGGAACAGCATAAGATACTACTTATGACAGGCGGTGGGACGAGAGCCCGCCATGTATTTTCTATCGGCATGGACCTGGGCATGCCGCCCGGCGTCCTTTCAAAACTCGCCGATAAGGTGTCCTGGCAGAATGCTGAAATGGTCAGCGTCCTCCTTGCCAAACACGGCGGGGTCAAGATCGGTCACGGTGACAATCTCGAGCAGCTTACCATGTTCTGCCAACTTGGCTTCCTGCCGATCACTTACGGTGTCCCTCCATATGGATATTTTGAACATCCGGCCCAGTTCGGCGCCATTCCTCCCCACCGGACCGACTGCGGCGCCTTTCTCCTGGCGGAAAATATCGGTGCCCGTTCACTGATCTATCTCAAGGATGAAGCAGGTCTTTTCCCCCTGGACCCCAAGAAGGTGAAACAGGCGCAGCGTAAGGGTTTGCGTCCTTTTAAACGGATTTCCGTTGACGAACTTCTCGATATGGATCTCGACGACCTCATCATCGAACGAGATGTACTGACCCTCATGAAACGGGCGAAACTTATCGACAAACTGCAGGTGATCGACGCCCTGCATTATCCGGGGCACATTCTGGCGGCCCTTGAAGGCGAGGAGGTGGGTACCGTCATCTACCGGTCATAG